One window from the genome of Oryza glaberrima chromosome 3, OglaRS2, whole genome shotgun sequence encodes:
- the LOC127765555 gene encoding uncharacterized protein LOC127765555 — MPPHHSVLTAPHLSPPPASRSAALTALCSLRRILSSSCIALPLHASPPSPPLPRPIPLPPRRFLARPICSVFVTLAFVRAKSGKRHRCLNCSLMATVMTPSNPSAMPISGIIGRKRPQLIHPLATVLHCTHQPINFLSSWPAPFFLFPIGSESSVTYLALRLYRTSHIIFFFEPAKRIPFKSAWKR; from the exons ATGCCGCCCCACCACAGCGTGCTCACCGCGCCGcatctttctcctcctcctgcatcGCGCTCCGCGGCCCTCACCGCATTGTGCTCGCTGCGCcgcatcctctcctcctcctgcatCGCGCTCCCTCTCCACGCCTCCCCACCTTCCCCTCCCCTGCCCCGCCCGATTCCCCTACCTCCACGACGGTTCCTCGCTCGGCCGATCTGCTCCGTCTTCGTGACCCTAGCCTTCGTGCGCGCAAAATCAGGAAAACGGCATAGATGCCTCAACTGCTCCTTGATGGCTACCGTGATGACGCCTTCAAATCCCAGTGCAATGCCCATCTCAG GGATTATTGGACGCAAACGGCCTCAGCTAATTCATCCTCTAGCGACGGTGTTGCATTGCACACACCAGCCAATTAATTTCCTATCATCCTGGCCTGCACCATTTTTTCTGTTCCCAATTGGATCAG AATCATCCGTGACATACCTCGCTTTGAGGTTGTACCGGACATCCcatataattttcttcttcgAGCCTGCAAAAAGGATACCCTTCAAGAGTGCATGGAAAAGATGA
- the LOC127765556 gene encoding agamous-like MADS-box protein AGL80 — MFKKRQKSLMKKASELSTLYGVDACVVMYAEGEAQPMMVWPSVPEARRVIERFRALPQKDQYENTTNLEGFLKQRITNLQEKVDKAKHENDELETKLLLLNSLDGCLPSLVGLTVKQITSLNSMVEERLKKLRGNGLLATPVPTSNQDVASATNIQD, encoded by the coding sequence ATGTTCAAGAAGCGGCAAAAGAGCCTAATGAAGAAGGCAAGCGAGCTCTCGACGCTATATGGCGTGGATGCATGCGTTGTGATGTATGCTGAAGGCGAGGCGCAACCTATGATGGTGTGGCCATCGGTACCAGAGGCAAGGCGTGTGATCGAGCGCTTCAGGGCCTTGCCGCAGAAGGACCAATACGAGAACACGACTAATCTGGAGGGCTTCCTCAAGCAGCGCATCACCAATCTCCAAGAGAAGGTGGATAAGGCAAAGCATGAGAACGATGAGCTCGAGACaaagctcctcctcctcaacagCCTTGATGGCTGCCTCCCTAGCCTTGTGGGCCTCACGGTCAAGCAGATTACTAGCCTCAACTCGATGGTAGAGGAACGCCTCAAGAAGCTCCGTGGGAATGGTCTCCTGGCGACACCAGTCCCAACCAGTAATCAAGATGTGGCAAGTGCAACAAATATTCAAGATTGA